The following are encoded together in the Pseudomonas sp. IB20 genome:
- a CDS encoding amidase encodes MSDATSMAEAFASGRSDPVQVLEQALVHASLAPSVFISLTAERARREAEASAARWRAGQPLSVFDGVPLAWKDLFDVAGSITTAGANYRREAPAALLDAPSVGLLCRAGMVSIGKTNLSELAYSGLGLNPHFGTPYNPSGSDQPRIPGGSSSGSAVAVAAGIVPIAMGTDTAGSIRIPAAFNGVVGYRSSSRRYSRDGVFPLAHTLDSLGPLTRSVRDALTIDDLLNGRAQTHTARSLKGQRFVLEQGTLEDIEPAVRNNLLRAVDQLKAAGALIEVRASATFQATLNLIKQDGWLGSFEAFALHEALLDSRDAEQLDPRVRRRLEAARALPASQLLHLIDARCRLQYQLVDELDGAFLITPTVAHVAPPLAALEADDDLFVKTNLATLRLTMPGSLLDMPGVALPSGRDALGLPTGLLLSAPTGEDARLLRAALSVESVMTI; translated from the coding sequence ATGTCAGACGCCACCTCAATGGCCGAAGCTTTTGCCAGTGGTCGCAGCGACCCGGTGCAGGTCCTCGAACAGGCACTGGTTCACGCGAGCCTGGCCCCCAGCGTGTTTATCTCCCTGACGGCCGAGCGTGCCCGCCGAGAAGCTGAAGCCAGCGCCGCTCGTTGGCGTGCCGGCCAGCCGTTGAGCGTGTTCGATGGTGTGCCGCTGGCCTGGAAAGACCTGTTTGACGTCGCCGGCAGCATTACCACCGCCGGCGCCAACTACCGTCGCGAGGCGCCAGCCGCGTTGCTCGACGCGCCGAGCGTGGGGCTACTGTGTCGCGCCGGGATGGTCAGTATCGGCAAGACCAACCTCAGTGAACTGGCGTATTCCGGCCTGGGCCTGAATCCGCATTTCGGCACGCCCTACAACCCGAGCGGCAGCGATCAACCGCGCATTCCCGGCGGTTCATCCTCGGGTTCGGCCGTTGCCGTGGCCGCCGGTATCGTGCCGATCGCCATGGGCACTGACACCGCCGGTTCGATCCGCATCCCCGCAGCATTCAATGGCGTAGTGGGCTACCGCAGCAGCAGCCGGCGCTACAGCCGCGACGGCGTCTTCCCGCTGGCGCACACCCTCGACAGCCTCGGCCCGCTGACCCGCAGCGTGCGCGATGCGCTGACGATCGACGACCTGCTCAACGGCCGTGCGCAAACCCACACCGCCCGCAGCCTCAAGGGCCAGCGCTTTGTGCTTGAGCAGGGCACGCTGGAAGACATCGAGCCGGCCGTACGCAATAACCTGCTGCGCGCGGTGGACCAACTCAAGGCCGCGGGCGCGCTGATCGAGGTGCGTGCGTCCGCCACCTTCCAGGCCACCCTCAACCTGATCAAGCAGGACGGCTGGCTCGGCTCATTCGAAGCCTTCGCCCTGCACGAAGCCTTGCTCGACAGCCGCGACGCCGAGCAACTCGACCCGCGCGTACGCCGCCGCCTTGAAGCCGCGCGTGCACTGCCCGCCAGCCAATTGCTGCACCTGATCGACGCGCGCTGCCGCTTGCAATACCAACTGGTCGACGAGCTCGACGGCGCCTTCCTGATTACCCCCACCGTCGCTCATGTCGCACCGCCGTTGGCCGCCCTGGAGGCAGACGATGACTTGTTCGTGAAAACCAACCTCGCCACCCTGCGCCTGACCATGCCCGGCAGCTTGCTCGACATGCCGGGCGTTGCCCTGCCCAGCGGCCGTGATGCCCTGGGCTTGCCCACCGGGCTGCTGCTCAGTGCCCCGACGGGGGAAGACGCGCGGCTGTTGCGCGCGGCATTGTCCGTCGAATCCGTAATGACTATTTAA
- a CDS encoding CobW family GTP-binding protein codes for MSIALNVITGFLGSGKTTLLKRLLQGESLGDTALLINEFGDVGIDHLLVEEVAPDTVLLPSGCVCCSIRGELKDALLGLLQRRERGEIPAFKRVILETTGLADPAPILATLNNDVQLRGRFHIGLVITLVDASHATLQERLHPEWLAQVAAADRLLLSKTDLAGDCDALRAHLQALNAGTPILNTHEVHSGDQLLLGEGLRSAEPAVEVSRWQLHQTTTATHGAAQVCCLSFDQPLDWVGFGVWLSMLLRCHGERILRVKGLLNVNASSAPIVIHGVQHCLHAPVHLPAWPGTDRQSRLVFILRGLDPALLRRSFEVFSRRFAA; via the coding sequence ATGAGCATCGCCCTCAATGTCATCACCGGTTTCCTCGGCAGCGGCAAAACCACCTTGCTCAAGCGTCTGCTACAAGGCGAAAGCCTTGGCGACACCGCGTTGCTGATCAACGAATTCGGCGATGTCGGCATCGACCATCTGCTGGTGGAAGAAGTGGCGCCGGACACCGTGCTGCTGCCCAGCGGCTGTGTCTGTTGCTCGATCCGTGGCGAGCTGAAAGACGCGTTGCTCGGCTTGCTACAACGGCGTGAGCGCGGCGAAATCCCAGCGTTCAAGCGGGTGATTCTTGAGACCACCGGCCTGGCTGATCCGGCGCCAATCCTCGCCACGCTGAACAACGACGTGCAGCTGCGTGGGCGTTTCCATATTGGCCTGGTGATTACGTTGGTCGACGCCAGCCACGCTACCCTGCAAGAACGCCTGCACCCGGAATGGCTGGCCCAGGTCGCCGCTGCAGACCGCCTGTTGCTGAGCAAGACCGACCTGGCCGGCGACTGTGACGCACTGCGCGCGCACTTGCAGGCACTCAACGCCGGTACGCCGATCCTCAATACCCATGAGGTTCACAGCGGCGACCAACTGCTGCTCGGCGAAGGGTTGCGCAGCGCCGAACCGGCTGTTGAAGTCAGCCGTTGGCAATTGCACCAAACCACCACCGCCACCCACGGCGCGGCGCAAGTGTGCTGCCTGAGCTTCGACCAGCCGCTGGACTGGGTTGGCTTCGGGGTGTGGTTGTCGATGCTGCTAAGATGCCACGGCGAACGAATCCTTCGCGTCAAAGGACTGCTCAACGTGAACGCAAGCTCGGCCCCTATCGTCATTCATGGCGTGCAGCATTGCCTGCATGCCCCGGTGCACTTGCCCGCGTGGCCGGGCACCGACCGCCAATCGCGGCTGGTGTTTATCCTGCGTGGCCTCGACCCGGCGCTGTTGCGGCGTTCCTTTGAAGTGTTCTCCCGACGGTTTGCCGCATGA
- a CDS encoding MFS transporter, producing the protein MSIYNKLDLTGWKPRQLTSKEVGFATWIAFFAWVFAVYDFILFGTLLPEIGRHFGWGEVEQAEIATWVAVGTAVVAFAIGPVVDKLGRRTGIIVTVAGSALCSALTAIGGAWGKSPLILIRSLGGLGYAEETVNATYLSELYGASEDPRLTKRRGFIYSLVQGGWPVGALIAAGLTALLLPIIGWQGCFIFAAIPAIVIAIMARKLKESPQFQIHQRISELRKSGAVKEAQNVAVTYGVDYDEHSKAGLKAAFRGPARRATLVIGAALLLNWAAIQVFSVLGTSVIVSVHHLSFENSLIILVLSNLVGYCGYLTHGWMGDKIGRRNVIGLGWMLGGLAFAGMLFGPSNMPMVVGLYSLGLFFLIGPYSAALFFISESFPTSIRATGGAIIHAMGPIGAVVAGFGATQVLSAGSDWQTAALWFGALPCFLSGALMFAARHVRPETVQ; encoded by the coding sequence ATGTCCATCTACAACAAGCTTGACCTGACTGGCTGGAAACCCCGGCAACTGACGTCCAAGGAGGTGGGCTTCGCCACCTGGATCGCGTTTTTCGCCTGGGTGTTTGCGGTGTACGACTTCATTCTGTTCGGCACCTTGCTGCCGGAGATCGGCCGACACTTTGGCTGGGGTGAAGTGGAGCAAGCTGAGATCGCGACCTGGGTGGCGGTGGGCACGGCGGTGGTCGCCTTTGCGATTGGCCCTGTCGTCGATAAGTTGGGGCGGCGCACAGGCATTATTGTCACCGTGGCCGGTTCCGCGCTGTGCTCGGCGCTGACGGCGATTGGCGGGGCGTGGGGCAAGTCGCCGCTGATTCTGATCCGTTCGCTGGGCGGCCTGGGCTATGCCGAGGAAACCGTCAACGCCACGTATTTGAGCGAGCTGTATGGTGCTTCTGAAGACCCGCGCCTGACCAAACGTCGCGGGTTTATCTACAGCCTGGTGCAGGGCGGCTGGCCGGTCGGTGCATTGATCGCCGCCGGTTTGACCGCGCTGCTGCTGCCGATTATCGGTTGGCAGGGTTGCTTCATCTTTGCCGCTATCCCGGCCATCGTGATTGCGATCATGGCGCGCAAGCTCAAGGAAAGCCCGCAGTTCCAGATACACCAGCGCATCAGCGAGCTGCGTAAAAGCGGCGCGGTGAAAGAAGCGCAAAACGTCGCCGTGACCTACGGCGTGGACTATGACGAACACAGCAAGGCCGGCCTCAAAGCCGCCTTCCGTGGCCCGGCTCGCCGCGCCACGCTGGTGATCGGCGCCGCGCTGTTGCTCAACTGGGCGGCGATCCAGGTGTTCAGCGTGCTGGGGACTTCGGTGATCGTCAGTGTGCACCACCTCTCGTTCGAGAACTCGCTGATCATCCTTGTGCTGTCGAACCTGGTGGGTTACTGCGGCTACCTGACCCACGGCTGGATGGGCGACAAGATCGGCCGTCGCAATGTTATCGGCTTGGGCTGGATGCTCGGCGGCCTGGCGTTTGCCGGGATGCTGTTTGGCCCCAGCAATATGCCCATGGTGGTCGGGCTGTACAGCCTGGGCCTGTTCTTCCTGATCGGGCCGTACTCGGCGGCGCTGTTCTTTATCAGCGAGAGTTTCCCTACCAGCATCCGCGCTACCGGCGGCGCGATCATCCATGCCATGGGCCCGATTGGTGCGGTGGTCGCCGGCTTCGGCGCCACCCAAGTGTTGTCCGCCGGCAGTGACTGGCAGACCGCCGCGCTGTGGTTCGGCGCGCTGCCGTGCTTTTTGTCCGGCGCCTTGATGTTTGCCGCCCGCCATGTGCGCCCGGAAACCGTTCAGTAA
- a CDS encoding SDR family NAD(P)-dependent oxidoreductase has translation MHQLTHRRAVITGAGSGIGAAIARAYAAEGARLLLADRNAASLAETAISCRNLGAEVFECLADVGTVEGAQASVDRCVEHFGGIDILVNNAGMLTQARCVDLSIEMWNDMLRVDLTSVFVASQRALPHMLAQRWGRIINVASQLGIKGGAELTHYAAAKAGVIGFTKSLALEVAKDNVLVNAIAPGPIETPLVGGISADWKRAKAAELPLGRFGLADEVAPTAVLLASEPGGNLFVGQTLGPNSGDVMP, from the coding sequence ATGCATCAACTCACCCACCGCCGCGCCGTCATCACCGGTGCCGGCAGCGGCATCGGCGCTGCTATCGCCCGCGCCTACGCCGCCGAAGGCGCGCGGCTGTTGCTGGCCGACCGCAATGCCGCCAGCCTTGCCGAAACCGCCATTTCCTGCCGCAACCTCGGTGCCGAAGTGTTCGAATGCCTGGCTGACGTCGGCACTGTCGAAGGCGCCCAGGCCAGCGTCGACCGCTGTGTCGAGCACTTCGGCGGCATCGATATTTTGGTCAATAATGCTGGCATGCTTACCCAGGCGCGTTGCGTCGACCTCTCTATCGAGATGTGGAACGACATGCTGCGAGTCGACCTCACCAGTGTGTTCGTGGCCAGCCAGCGCGCCTTGCCGCACATGCTTGCGCAGCGCTGGGGGCGGATCATCAATGTGGCCTCGCAACTGGGCATCAAGGGCGGCGCCGAGCTGACCCACTACGCCGCCGCCAAGGCTGGCGTGATCGGTTTCACCAAATCCCTGGCGCTGGAAGTGGCCAAGGACAACGTGCTGGTCAACGCCATTGCGCCGGGCCCTATCGAAACGCCGCTGGTGGGCGGCATCAGCGCCGACTGGAAGCGCGCCAAGGCCGCCGAGTTGCCCCTGGGCCGTTTCGGCCTGGCTGATGAAGTGGCGCCCACCGCCGTGCTGCTCGCCAGTGAGCCGGGCGGCAACCTGTTCGTCGGCCAGACCCTGGGCCCGAACTCCGGCGATGTCATGCCATGA
- a CDS encoding ABC transporter substrate-binding protein: MITLRVLGTSVTLLECLRVRAEQELGIRLVYQVHDVAQAQRIAVMQPDSYDLYDQWFHNVDFVWPARAIQPIDTRRIALWHEINDLPKRGRLSANDRLGSGSVPSERLFVQHDGSLGSTVTDRISMLPLTHNADSFAYRPERLPEGFSHGNESWGWLLDPAWRARTALQSDAAIGALDAALAVQGAGLAQFKDIGNMSIEEIDVLADILVRKQKGGHFAAFWSDDEEAAQLMLSPSIDIQSLWSPTLMRLHRAGVKYRLAVPREGYRAWFGGLSLSRHAQGSVLDAAYAYLNWWLSGWPGAVMARQGYYIGNPARTRDHLSSAEWDYWYAGKPAREELLGSDGLPLIDVGDVRDGGSYAQRMGHIAVWNSVMDEHNYLVRRWGDFMRARTA, encoded by the coding sequence ATGATCACGTTACGCGTGCTCGGTACCTCCGTAACCTTGCTGGAATGTTTGCGCGTGCGCGCCGAACAGGAATTGGGTATTCGCCTGGTGTACCAGGTACACGACGTTGCGCAGGCCCAGCGCATCGCGGTGATGCAGCCCGACAGCTACGACCTGTACGACCAGTGGTTCCACAACGTCGACTTCGTGTGGCCGGCGCGCGCGATCCAGCCTATCGACACGCGGCGAATCGCGCTGTGGCATGAGATCAACGACCTGCCCAAGCGCGGTCGCTTGTCGGCCAACGATCGCTTGGGCAGCGGCAGCGTGCCCAGTGAGCGCCTGTTCGTGCAGCACGACGGCAGCCTCGGCAGCACCGTGACCGATCGCATCAGCATGCTGCCGCTGACCCACAACGCTGACAGTTTTGCCTACCGCCCCGAACGTTTGCCCGAAGGCTTCAGCCACGGCAATGAAAGCTGGGGCTGGCTGCTTGACCCGGCCTGGCGTGCACGCACCGCGTTGCAAAGTGATGCCGCGATTGGCGCCCTGGACGCCGCGTTGGCAGTGCAAGGCGCGGGGCTGGCGCAGTTCAAGGACATCGGCAATATGAGCATCGAAGAGATCGATGTGCTCGCCGACATCCTGGTGCGCAAGCAGAAGGGAGGGCACTTTGCGGCGTTCTGGTCGGACGATGAAGAGGCGGCGCAGTTGATGCTCAGCCCCAGCATCGATATCCAGAGCCTGTGGTCGCCGACCTTGATGCGTTTGCACCGTGCCGGGGTGAAGTACCGGCTGGCGGTGCCCCGCGAAGGCTATCGGGCTTGGTTTGGCGGGTTGTCGTTGTCACGCCATGCCCAGGGCTCGGTGTTGGATGCGGCTTACGCTTATCTGAATTGGTGGTTGTCCGGCTGGCCTGGGGCGGTCATGGCGCGCCAGGGCTATTACATCGGCAACCCGGCGCGTACGCGCGATCATTTGAGCAGTGCCGAGTGGGATTATTGGTATGCTGGCAAGCCTGCCCGGGAGGAGTTGTTGGGCAGTGATGGTTTGCCGTTGATTGATGTCGGCGATGTGCGCGATGGGGGTTCCTATGCGCAACGCATGGGGCACATTGCGGTGTGGAACTCGGTGATGGATGAGCACAATTATCTGGTGCGCCGGTGGGGGGACTTCATGCGGGCGCGCACCGCTTAG
- the lon gene encoding endopeptidase La — protein MSDQQEFPDIDLNDYADPENAEHETSSNTGLALPGQNLPDKVYIIPIHNRPFFPAQVLPVIVNEEPWAETLELVSKSDHHSLALFFMDTPPEDPRHFDTSSLPLYGTLVKVHHASRENGKLQFVAQGLTRVRIKTWLKHHRPPYLVEVEYPHQPTEPTDEVKAYGMALINAIKELLPLNPLYSEELKNYLNRFSPNDPSPLTDFAAALTSATGNELQEVLDCVPMLKRMEKVLPMLRKEVEVARLQKEISAEVNRKIGEHQREFFLKEQLKVIQQELGLTKDDRSADVEQFEQRLVGKVLPTQAQKRISEEMNKLSILETGSPEYAVTRNYLDWATSVPWGVYGEDKLDLKHARKVLDKHHAGLDDIKSRILEFLAVGAYKGEVAGSIVLLVGPPGVGKTSVGKSIAESLGRPFYRFSVGGMRDEAEIKGHRRTYIGALPGKLVQALKDVEVMNPVIMLDEIDKMGQSYQGDPASALLETLDPEQNVEFLDHYLDLRLDLSKVLFVCTANTLDSIPGPLLDRMEVIRLSGYITEEKVAIAKRHLWPKQLEKAGVSKKSLSISDGALRALIDGYAREAGVRQLEKQLGKLVRKAVVKLLDEPDSVIKIGNKDLESSLGMPVFRNEQVLSGTGVITGLAWTSMGGATLPIEATRIHTLNRGFKLTGQLGEVMKESAEIAYSYISSNLKSFGGDPKFFDEAFVHLHVPEGATPKDGPSAGVTMASALLSLARNQPPKKGVAMTGELTLTGHVLPIGGVREKVIAARRQKIHELILPEPNRGSFEELPEYLKEGMTVHFAKRFADVAKVLF, from the coding sequence ATGAGCGACCAGCAAGAATTCCCGGACATCGACCTGAACGATTACGCCGATCCGGAAAACGCTGAACACGAAACATCGTCCAACACCGGCCTGGCCCTGCCCGGGCAAAATCTGCCGGACAAGGTTTACATCATCCCGATCCACAATCGTCCGTTCTTCCCGGCGCAAGTGCTGCCGGTGATCGTCAATGAAGAACCGTGGGCCGAGACCCTGGAGCTGGTGAGCAAATCCGACCACCATTCCCTGGCGCTGTTCTTCATGGACACCCCGCCAGAAGATCCACGCCACTTCGACACCTCCAGCCTGCCGCTGTACGGCACGCTGGTGAAGGTGCACCACGCCAGCCGCGAGAACGGTAAGCTGCAATTCGTCGCCCAGGGCCTGACCCGTGTGCGCATCAAGACCTGGCTCAAGCACCACCGCCCACCGTACCTGGTGGAGGTCGAATACCCGCACCAGCCGACCGAGCCGACCGACGAGGTCAAGGCCTACGGCATGGCGCTGATCAATGCGATCAAGGAACTGCTGCCGCTCAACCCGCTGTACAGCGAAGAGTTGAAGAACTACCTCAACCGCTTCAGCCCCAACGACCCGTCGCCGCTTACCGACTTCGCCGCCGCGCTGACCTCGGCCACCGGTAACGAGTTGCAGGAAGTGCTGGACTGCGTGCCCATGCTCAAGCGCATGGAAAAAGTGCTGCCGATGCTGCGCAAGGAAGTCGAAGTCGCGCGCCTGCAAAAGGAAATCTCTGCCGAGGTGAACCGCAAGATCGGCGAGCACCAGCGCGAGTTCTTCCTCAAGGAGCAGCTCAAGGTCATCCAGCAAGAGCTGGGCCTGACCAAGGACGACCGCAGCGCAGACGTCGAGCAGTTCGAACAACGCCTGGTGGGCAAAGTGCTGCCGACCCAGGCGCAAAAGCGCATCAGCGAAGAAATGAACAAACTGTCGATCCTGGAAACGGGTTCGCCGGAATACGCCGTAACCCGCAACTACTTGGACTGGGCCACCTCAGTGCCGTGGGGCGTGTATGGCGAAGACAAGCTCGACCTGAAACACGCGCGCAAGGTGCTGGATAAACACCATGCGGGCCTGGATGACATTAAGAGCCGCATCCTCGAGTTCCTCGCGGTGGGCGCCTATAAAGGCGAAGTCGCCGGCTCCATCGTGTTGCTGGTAGGCCCGCCGGGCGTGGGCAAGACCAGCGTCGGTAAATCCATCGCCGAGTCCCTGGGCCGGCCGTTCTACCGCTTCAGCGTCGGCGGCATGCGCGACGAGGCCGAGATCAAGGGCCATCGCCGTACCTACATCGGCGCCCTGCCGGGCAAGCTGGTGCAGGCGCTCAAAGATGTGGAAGTGATGAACCCGGTGATCATGCTCGACGAGATCGACAAGATGGGCCAGAGCTACCAGGGCGACCCGGCGTCGGCGCTGCTGGAGACCCTCGACCCGGAACAGAACGTCGAATTCCTCGACCACTACCTGGACCTGCGCCTGGACCTGTCCAAAGTGCTGTTCGTGTGCACGGCGAACACCTTGGACTCAATCCCCGGCCCGCTGCTCGACCGGATGGAAGTGATTCGCCTGTCGGGCTACATCACTGAAGAAAAAGTTGCCATCGCCAAGCGCCACCTATGGCCCAAACAGCTGGAAAAAGCCGGCGTGTCGAAAAAGAGCCTGAGCATCAGCGACGGCGCCCTGCGCGCGTTGATTGACGGCTATGCACGCGAAGCCGGGGTGCGCCAGCTGGAGAAACAGCTGGGCAAACTGGTGCGTAAAGCCGTGGTCAAGCTACTGGATGAGCCGGACTCGGTGATCAAGATCGGCAACAAAGACCTGGAAAGCTCCTTGGGCATGCCGGTGTTCCGCAATGAACAAGTGTTGTCCGGCACTGGCGTGATCACAGGCCTGGCCTGGACCAGCATGGGCGGCGCGACCCTGCCGATCGAGGCGACGCGCATCCATACGCTCAATCGCGGCTTCAAGCTCACCGGGCAGTTGGGTGAGGTGATGAAGGAGTCCGCCGAGATTGCCTACAGCTACATCAGCTCGAATCTGAAGTCGTTTGGCGGTGACCCGAAGTTCTTCGACGAAGCCTTCGTGCACTTGCACGTGCCGGAAGGTGCCACACCGAAAGACGGCCCGAGCGCGGGCGTGACCATGGCCAGTGCGCTGCTGTCGCTGGCGCGTAACCAGCCACCGAAAAAAGGCGTGGCCATGACCGGCGAGCTGACGCTGACCGGGCATGTACTGCCGATTGGCGGGGTGCGTGAGAAAGTCATCGCGGCGCGGCGCCAGAAGATTCATGAGCTAATCTTGCCGGAGCCGAACCGCGGTAGTTTTGAAGAACTGCCGGAGTACCTGAAAGAAGGCATGACCGTGCACTTTGCCAAGCGCTTTGCGGATGTGGCGAAGGTGCTCTTCTGA
- a CDS encoding polysaccharide deacetylase family protein, protein MAKDILCAFGVDVDAVAGWLGSYGGEDSPDDISRGLFAGEIGAPRLLKLFERYGLRTTWFIPGHSMETFPEQMKAVADAGHEIGVHGYSHENPIAMTAEQEEIVLDKSIELITQVTGKRPTGYVAPWWEFSKVTNELLLKKGIKYDHSLMHNDFHPYYVRKGDSWTKIDYSQHPDTWMKPLVRGEETDLVEIPANWYLDDLPPMMFIKKAPNSHGFVNPRHLEEMWRDQFDWVYREHEHAVFTMTIHPDVSGRPQVLLMLERLIEHIQSHAGVRFVTFDEIADDFIRRQPRS, encoded by the coding sequence ATGGCTAAAGACATCCTCTGTGCATTTGGCGTCGACGTAGACGCAGTCGCCGGCTGGCTCGGTTCCTACGGCGGCGAAGACTCGCCGGACGACATCTCCCGTGGCCTGTTCGCCGGTGAAATCGGCGCGCCGCGCCTGCTCAAATTGTTCGAACGCTACGGCCTGCGCACCACCTGGTTTATCCCTGGCCACTCGATGGAAACCTTCCCGGAGCAGATGAAGGCGGTGGCCGATGCCGGTCACGAAATCGGCGTGCACGGCTACAGCCACGAAAACCCCATCGCGATGACGGCCGAGCAGGAAGAAATCGTCCTGGATAAGTCCATCGAACTGATCACCCAAGTCACCGGCAAACGCCCGACCGGCTACGTCGCGCCCTGGTGGGAATTCAGCAAGGTCACCAACGAGCTGCTGCTGAAAAAAGGCATCAAGTACGACCACAGCCTGATGCACAACGACTTCCACCCCTACTACGTGCGCAAGGGTGACAGCTGGACCAAGATTGACTACAGCCAGCACCCCGACACCTGGATGAAACCCTTGGTGCGCGGCGAAGAAACCGACCTGGTGGAGATCCCGGCCAACTGGTACCTCGACGACCTGCCGCCAATGATGTTCATCAAAAAAGCCCCCAACAGCCACGGCTTCGTCAACCCGCGCCACCTGGAAGAAATGTGGCGCGACCAGTTCGACTGGGTCTACCGCGAGCACGAACACGCGGTGTTCACCATGACCATCCACCCCGACGTGTCCGGCCGCCCGCAAGTGCTGCTGATGCTCGAGCGTTTGATCGAACACATCCAGAGCCATGCCGGCGTGCGCTTCGTCACCTTCGACGAAATCGCCGACGACTTTATCCGCCGCCAACCGCGTTCCTGA
- a CDS encoding SDR family NAD(P)-dependent oxidoreductase, translating into MSRKVALITGAASGIGQALAVAYARSGVAVVGGYYPADPHDPHTTVAQVEEAGGECLMLPLDVGDTASVDALAAQAVQHFGRLDYAVANAGLLRRAPLLEMTDALWNEMLNVDLTGVMRTFRAATRHMGEGGALVAISSIAGGVYGWQEHSHYAAAKAGVPGLCRSLAVELAPLGIRCNAVIPGLIETPQSLDAKNSLGPEGLAKAARAIPLGRVGRADEVASLVQFLTSDASSYLTGQSIVIDGGLTVRWPD; encoded by the coding sequence ATGAGCCGTAAAGTTGCCTTGATTACCGGTGCCGCCAGCGGCATCGGCCAAGCCCTCGCCGTCGCCTATGCGCGCAGCGGCGTGGCGGTGGTGGGCGGGTATTACCCGGCTGACCCGCATGACCCGCACACCACCGTGGCCCAGGTAGAAGAAGCCGGTGGTGAATGCCTGATGTTGCCGCTGGACGTGGGCGATACCGCCTCGGTAGACGCGCTGGCCGCGCAAGCCGTGCAGCATTTTGGCCGCCTCGATTACGCGGTGGCCAATGCCGGTTTATTGCGCCGCGCGCCGTTGTTGGAGATGACCGATGCGTTGTGGAACGAGATGCTCAATGTCGACCTGACGGGGGTGATGCGCACCTTCCGCGCGGCCACCCGGCATATGGGCGAGGGCGGGGCGCTGGTGGCGATTTCGTCGATTGCCGGCGGTGTGTATGGCTGGCAGGAGCACAGCCATTACGCCGCGGCCAAGGCCGGCGTGCCGGGGTTGTGCCGGTCGCTGGCGGTGGAGTTGGCGCCGTTGGGGATCCGTTGTAATGCGGTGATTCCGGGGTTGATCGAGACGCCGCAGTCGTTGGATGCGAAGAACTCGTTGGGGCCTGAGGGGTTGGCGAAGGCGGCGCGGGCGATTCCGTTGGGCCGGGTTGGGCGGGCGGATGAGGTGGCCTCGTTGGTGCAATTCTTGACCAGCGATGCGTCGAGTTATTTGACCGGGCAAAGCATCGTCATCGACGGTGGCTTGACTGTGCGCTGGCCGGACTGA
- a CDS encoding GntR family transcriptional regulator: protein MKAASASASRYAMIHTVLRDAIVNGTARHGLVLLEAPLAELFGTSRVPVRKALDLLHDEGLICRFNGRGYLINPEGLVMEPLRLPLSHAHLGLNGDDELVDTRPLGERIVEEIGAALSTCIAFGHYRLDEQAAADHYGVSRAVVREALMRLRDRGLVEKEPYSQWLAGPLTAREVTEDYELRACLEPEALRQSAPNLDREMLEAMLQRVLEAQQSPQCSLQAIEQIEEDLHQRCLAGLQNRKIAALIRQGQSPMIISRIFYRLLGIGADPAMLAEHRLILELLLHGAFDAAALNLREHLQRASQRMLQRLKVLSVLPEQPIPAYLHKIS, encoded by the coding sequence ATGAAAGCAGCGTCCGCCTCCGCTTCCCGTTACGCGATGATTCACACCGTGTTGCGTGACGCCATCGTCAACGGCACCGCCCGCCACGGGCTGGTCTTGCTGGAAGCGCCGCTGGCCGAGCTGTTCGGCACCAGCCGCGTGCCGGTGCGTAAGGCGCTGGACCTGCTGCACGATGAAGGCCTGATCTGCCGCTTCAACGGACGCGGTTACCTGATCAACCCCGAAGGCCTGGTCATGGAGCCGCTGCGCCTGCCGCTGAGCCATGCACACCTGGGCCTTAATGGCGACGACGAGCTGGTAGACACCCGGCCGCTGGGCGAGCGGATTGTTGAGGAAATCGGCGCGGCGCTGTCCACGTGCATCGCCTTCGGCCATTACCGCCTGGACGAGCAAGCCGCCGCCGACCACTACGGTGTCAGCCGCGCCGTGGTGCGTGAAGCGCTGATGCGCCTGCGCGACCGTGGCCTGGTGGAAAAAGAGCCTTACTCCCAATGGCTGGCGGGGCCGCTGACCGCGCGCGAAGTCACCGAAGACTATGAACTGCGCGCCTGCCTGGAACCCGAAGCCCTGCGCCAGAGCGCGCCGAACCTGGACCGCGAGATGCTTGAGGCCATGTTGCAGCGCGTGCTGGAGGCCCAGCAAAGCCCGCAGTGCAGCCTGCAAGCCATCGAGCAGATCGAGGAGGACTTGCACCAGCGCTGCCTGGCCGGCCTGCAGAACCGCAAGATCGCCGCGCTGATTCGCCAGGGCCAGAGCCCGATGATCATCAGTCGAATCTTCTACCGTTTACTGGGGATAGGCGCAGATCCCGCCATGCTCGCCGAACATCGCTTGATTCTGGAGCTATTGCTGCACGGCGCCTTCGATGCGGCGGCGCTGAATTTGCGTGAGCATTTGCAACGGGCCAGTCAGCGTATGTTGCAGCGTTTGAAGGTGTTGTCGGTGCTACCGGAACAGCCGATTCCCGCCTACCTCCACAAGATCAGCTGA